The sequence ATCGTCCTGACCGGTACATCCGACCAACAAGCAAATCCCCAAAAACCCCCACAGCGCCTTTTTCATGCCACTTCCCCCCTTTCGACGCACGCTGCCGAAAAACCTTCCATAATAAAGGAACACCCCGAAGAAACTTCCTTCTCCGGGGCATTCCGTGCAGATCGCTCGGACATCCTCCTCACAGAAGCAGCCAGACACCCAGAACTACGACCACCGCAAACAGGAGTCCCGCTCCGGTGAAGAAGATGGGGAAAAAGTGGCCCTTTTGATCCAGGTGCATGAAGGTAAAGAACTGGATAACCACTTGAATCGCCGCCATGACCAAGAGAAGCGTGACCA comes from Planifilum fulgidum and encodes:
- a CDS encoding cytochrome C oxidase subunit IV family protein, with product MATDSKTTAQDASKNPPERSRKHLIAFAVMMILTAVAFAAVATGALPVAGLVTLLLVMAAIQVVIQFFTFMHLDQKGHFFPIFFTGAGLLFAVVVVLGVWLLL